The following proteins come from a genomic window of Ammospiza nelsoni isolate bAmmNel1 chromosome 6, bAmmNel1.pri, whole genome shotgun sequence:
- the TKFC gene encoding triokinase/FMN cyclase: MEIPKKLVTTVSGCADDSLAGVVACNPGLRLLQGHRVVLRDDLQAIRGRVALLSGGGSGHEPAHAGYVGKGMLTGVVAGTMFASPSVGSILAAIRAVAQAGAAGILLIVKNYTGDRLNFGMALERARAEGTDVRMVVVGDDCAFTKPGKAGRRGICGTILIHKVAGALAEEGASLDEVEKKAMAAAKVMGTLGLSLSPCSIPGSKPSFQLAEDEMELGLGIHGEAGVRRMKMLPADKAVETMLTHMTDPSSASHLSLKPGSSVVLIVNNLGGLSCLELGIVAGAAVRYLENQGIRIFRAMVGSFMTAMEMAGVSLTLMLVDEELLRLIDAKTMAMAWPNILVGPATTRKEEVPAPIEPPRKAEDEAGTGLSTARVERVLQRVCSTLLDMKEKLNELDRGAGDGDCGHTHAQAAQAIQEWMRSQLPPAAPALLLSSLADVVLAQMGGSSGVLYGLFLTAAGQRLRGRSDSGAWADAMDAGIEAMQRYGGAAPGDRTMLDSLFAAGQALHSLRSPGADPLQVLAAAVQSAEAAAEATRHMEAGAGRASYVHSSRLDQPDAGAVAVAAVLGAVLQGMRDPLGTQ, encoded by the exons ATGGAG ATCCCCAAAAAACTGGTGACAACGGTGTCCGGCTGTGCCGATGACTCACTGGCCGGAGTGGTGGCCTGCAATCCCGGGCTccggctgctgcagggacaccggGTGGTCCTTCGGGATGACCTGCAGGCCATCCGCGGCCGTGTGGCTCTGCTGTCCGGGGGGGGCTCCGGCCACGAGCCCGCCCATGCAG GCTACGTGGGGAAGGGAATGCTGACCGGAGTGGTGGCCGGAACCATGTTTGCATCTCCATCCGTGGGCAGCATCCTGGCGGCCATCCGGGCtgtggcacaggctggagcag CCGGGATCCTCCTGATTGTGAAGAACTACACTGGGGACCGGCTGAATTTTGGGATGGCCCTGGAGCGGGCGCGGGCCGAGGGCACTGACGTGCGGATGGTGGTGGTGGGCGACGACTGCGCCTTCACCAAGCCGGGGAAAGCCGGGCGCCGCGGGATCTGTGGCACCATCCTCATCCACAAG GTGGCGGGAGCTCTGGCCGAGGAGGGAGCGAGCTTGGATGAGGTCGAGAAGAAGGCGATGGCGGCTGCCAAAGTCATGG GTACCCTGGGTCTCAGCCTGtctccctgcagcatcccaggatCCAAACCCTCCTTCCAGCTGGCTGAGGACgagatggagctggggctgg GGATCCACGGCGAGGCTGGAGTGCGCAGGATGAAG ATGCTGCCAGCAGATAAGGCTGTGGAGACGATGCTGACGCACATGACGGATCCATCCAGTGCTTCCCACCTGTCCCTGAAGCCTG gatccTCTGTGGTGCTCATTGTGAACAACCTGGGTGGATtgtcctgcctggagctgggaattgtggctggagctgctgtgcgCTACCTGG AGAACCAAGGGATCCGCATCTTCCGGGCCATGGTGGGATCCTTCATGACAGCAATGGAAATGGCTGGAGTCTCCCTCACCCTCATGCTGGTGGAtgaggagctgctcaggctgATCG ATGCCAAGACCATGGCCATGGCGTGGCCCAACATTCTCGTGGGACCGGCGACCACCCGGAAGGAGGAGGTGCCAGCACCAATAGAGCCACCCAGGAAGGCAGAGGATGAGGCTGGAACTG GGCTCAGCACGGCGCGGGTGGAGCGGGTCCTGCAGCGGGTGTGCAGCACCTTGCTGGATATGAAGGAGAAGCTCAATGAGCTGGATCGGGGAGCTGGTGACGGGGACTGCGGCCACACCCACGCCCAGGCAGCCCAAG CCATCCAGGAATGGATGCgctcccagctgcctccagctgccccagccctgctgctctcctccctggcTGATGTGGTGCTGGCGCAGATGGGAGGCTCCTCCGGAGTG CTCTACGGGCTCTTCCTGACGGCGGCTGGCCAGAGGCTGCGTGGCCGCAGCGATTCCGGGGCGTGGGCTGATGCCATGGACGCCGGGATTGAGGCCATGCAGAG GTACGGAGGAGCCGCCCCAGGAGATCGGACAATG CTGGATTCGCTGTTTGCAGCCGGACAGGCGCTGCATTCCCTGCGCAGTCCCGGTGCTGACCCGCTCCAAGTGCTGGCGGCAGCTGTCCAG AgcgcggaggcggcggcggaggcCACCAGGCACATGGAGGCTGGGGCGGGCAGAGCCAGCTACGTGCACTCATCCCGGCTGGACCAGCCCGATGCCggggctgtggcagtggcagcagtgctgggggcgGTGCTGCAGGGGATGCGGGACCCCCTGGGCACTCAGTAA
- the LOC132074981 gene encoding lysosomal membrane ascorbate-dependent ferrireductase CYB561A3, protein MAAPSDEEGAVGPRCHQRSPAMLDVPFLPFSAFLGALGLLCVAMVGTWCQHWRGGFSLDGSSRTFNWHPVLMVTGLVVLYGAAALVYRIPHTWSGPKLPWKVLHGSLALGAFILTVLGLAAVFCFHNSQGTPNMYSLHSWMGLATVLLFSCQWAAGFGAFLLPWAPTWLRALYKPIHVFFGSTILMLSVASCMSGINEKLFFSLKNGTMAYKLLPAEAVFANTLGLLILIFGVLVVAALARPSWKRPDSDSPDSRQPLLSAGR, encoded by the exons atggcggcgcccaGTGACGAGGAAGGGGCGGTGGGGCCCAG GTGCCACCAACGCTCCCCAGCCATGCTGGACGTGCCTTTCCTGCCCTTCAGTGCCTTCCTGGGAGCGCTGGGACTGCTCTGCGTGGCCATGGTGGGCACCTGGTGCCAGCACTGGCGCGGGGGCTTCTCCCTGGACGGCAGCTCCCGCACGTTCAACTGGCACCCGGTGCTGATGGTGACGGGCTTGGTGGTGCTCTACGGCGCAG ctGCCCTGGTTTACCGAATTCCCCACACGTGGAGCGGCCCCAAGCTTCCCTGGAAGGTGCTGCATGGCAGCTTGGCTTTGGGAGCATTCATCCTGACCGTGCTGGGGCTGGCGGCCGTGTTCTGCTTCCATAACTCCCAAGGGACGCCCAACATGTACTCGCTGCACAGCTGGATGGGGTTGGCAACTGTCCTGCTCTTCTCCTGCCAG TGGGCGGCAGGTTTTGGAGcgttcctgctgccctgggctcccacCTGGCTCCGGGCACTCTACAAGCCCATCCATGTTTTCTTTGGCTCCACCATCCTCATGCTGTCCGTGGCTTCCTGCATGTCAGGAATCAACGAGAAGCTTTTCTTCAGCCT GAAGAACGGGACCATGGCATACAAGCTCCTGCCGGCTGAGGCCGTGTTTGCCAACACCCTGGGGCTCCTCATCCTCATTTTTGGAGTGCTGGTGgtggctgccctggccaggcCCAGCTGGAAGCGCCCGGATTCCGACTCCCCGGACTCCCGCCAG cccctgctctctgCCGGGCGCTGA
- the TMEM138 gene encoding transmembrane protein 138: MLQPSNYSLVLFLQFLLLSYDLFVNSFSELLRTAPAVQLVLFIIQDIAIVFNVIIVFLMFFNTYVFQAGLVNLLFHKFKGTILLSAAYLALSISFHIWIMNLRWRDSSRFIWTEGLQTLFVFQRLAAVLYCYFYKRTAVHLGDPLFYQDSLWLRKEFAHFRG; this comes from the exons ATGCTCCAGCCCAGCAACTACAGCCTGGTGCTGTTcctgcagttcctgctgctttcctacGACCTCTTTGTGAATTccttctcagagctgctgcGCACGGCTCCGGCCGTGCAGCTCGTCCTCTTCAT CATCCAGGACATCGCCATTGTCTTCAACGTTATCATCGTCTTCCTCATGTTCTTCAACACCTACGTGTTCCAGGCGGGGTTGGTCAACCTCCTGTTCCATAAATTCAAGGGAACcatcctgctctctgcagcctaCCTGGCACTCAGCATCTCCTTCCACATCTGGATTATG AACCTGCGCTGGCGTGACTCCAGCCGCTTCATCTGGACTGAAGGCCTTCAGACCCTGTTCGTTTTCCAGAGGCTGG CGGCCGTGCTTTACTGCTACTTCTACAAGAGGACAGCTGTGCACCTGGGAGACCCCCTGTTCTACCAGGATTCACTCTGGCTTCGCAAGGAATTTGCCCACTTCCGTGGCTGA
- the TMEM216 gene encoding transmembrane protein 216 has translation MAPRDRHRSSAPLQVLLFLNGWYCATYFLLEAFVFVYKVLLLPYPVSNLVLDVVLLLLYLGIEATRIFFGSKGNLCQRKVPLSLSLALTVPAAALAVYYLLLQTYSLRLEAFLSAILLLFYGLELLLGVLALLSFSSTDPY, from the exons ATGGCGCCCAGGG ACCGCCATCGCTCCTCGGCTCCGCTGCAGGTCCTGCTCTTCCTCAACGGCTGGTACTGCGCCACATATTTTCTCCTGGAAGCGTTCGTGTTCGTGTACAAAG tgctgctcctgccctatCCCGTCTCCAACTTGGTGTTGGACgtggtgctgctcctcctgtaCCTCGGCATTGAGGCCACACGCATCTTCTTCG GCTCCAAGGGGAACCTGTGCCAGCGGAAGGTGCCGCTGTCCCTCAGCCTGGCACTTACAGTGCCGGCAGCCGCGCTGGCCGTGTACTACCTGCTGCTTCAGACATATTCCCTGCGCCTGGAAGCGTTCCTGAGTGccatcctgctcctcttctatggcctggagctgctcctgggtgtCCTGGCgctcctctccttctccag CACGGATCCCTACTGA
- the CPSF7 gene encoding LOW QUALITY PROTEIN: cleavage and polyadenylation specificity factor subunit 7 (The sequence of the model RefSeq protein was modified relative to this genomic sequence to represent the inferred CDS: deleted 1 base in 1 codon) codes for MSEGVDLIDIYADEEFTQDPEFSNADQMDLYDDVLAASSQPQEKRSSSSEAPPEIRQEPSPKPNSKPPAILYTYSGLRNKRAAVYIGSFSWWTTDQQLIQTIRSIGVYDVVELKFAENRANGQSKGYAEVVVASENSVHKLLELLPGKILNGDKVEVRLATRQNLSQFEAQARKRVPPRAHSRDSVDAVDGRATPTENALPPARMEKPPSVLPFFSRPPALPLMGLPPPPMPPPPPLSSAFGVPPPPPGIPYQHLLPPPPRLPPPLAVPPPGAVPPALHLNPAFFPPPTAALGPPPDTYGKAMAPYNHSSRELGPPIPALSEGEFEEIMNRNRAISSSAISKAVSGASAGDYSNAIETLLTAIAVIKQSRVASDERCRVLLSSLKDCLHGIEAKSYSSSSSSSSRKRHRSRERSPSRSRESSRRHRDLLHSDDRHEDYFPERSREHERHRDRDRDRDRHH; via the exons ATGTCCGAGGGAGTGGATCTGATTGACATCTACGCCGACGAGGAGTTCACGCAG GACCCGGAGTTCAGTAATGCTGACCAGATGGATCTCTACGACGACGTGTTAgcagccagctcccagccccaggaaaaGCGTTCCAGCAGCTCGGAAGCGCCTCCGGAGATCCGTCAGGAGCCATCTCCCAAGCCCAACAGCAAACCCCCGGCCATCCTGTACACCTACAGCGGCCTCCGGAACAAGAGGGCCGCCGTCTACATTGGGAGCTTTTCCTGG TGGACGACTGACCAGCAGCTGATCCAGACCATCCGCTCCATTGGAGTCTATGACGTGGTGGAGCTGAAATTCGCGGAGAACCGAGCCAATGGCCAATCCAAGGG GTACGCGGAGGTGGTGGTGGCCTCTGAGAACTCGGTCCATAAactcctggagctgcttcctgGAAAGATCCTGAACGGAGACAAGGTGGAGGTGAGGCTGGCGACCCGGCAGAACCTGTCGCAGTTCGAGGCTCAGGCTCGCAAAC GTGTGCCGCCGCGGGCCCACTCCCGGGATTCCGTGGATGCGGTGGACGGCCGGGCGACGCCGACGGAGAATGCGCTGCCCCCCGCCCGCATGGAGAAGCCCCCCTCGGTCCTGCCCTTCTTCAGCCGCCCCCCCGCGCTGCCCCTCATGGGGCTA CCCCCCCCTCCCATGCCCCCCCCGCCTCCCCTCTCCTCCGCTTTCGGAGTCCCTCCGCCTCCTCCTGGAATTCCCTACCAGCACCTGctgcccccgccgccccggctGCCCCcgcccctggctgtgcctccgCCGGGGGCCGTGCCCCCCGCCCTGCACCTCAATCCCGCCTTCTTCCCGCCACCCACCGCCGCCCTGGGACCCCCTCCGGATACCTACGGCAAGGCCATGGCTCCCTACAATCACAGCAG ccgGGAGCTGGGCCCGCCGATCCCGGCCTTGAGCGAAGGCGAGTTTGAGGAGATCATGAACCGCAACCGCGCCATCTCCAGCAGCGCCATTTCCAAGGCGGTGTCCGGCGCCAGTGCAG gggATTACAGCAACGCCATCGAGACGCTGCTCACAGCCATCGCTGTCATCAAGCAGTCGCGCGTGGCCAGCGACGAGCGGTGCCGCgtcctcctctcttccctcaagGATTGCCTGCATGGAATTGAGGCCAAATcctacagcagcagctccagcagcagctccag GAAAAGGCACCGATCCCGGGAGCGCTCTCCCAGCCGGTCCCGCGAGAGCAGCCGGCGGCACCGGGATCTGCTCCACAGCGACGATCGGCACGAGGATTATTTCCCAGAGCGGAGCCGGGAGCACGAGCGGCAtcgggacagggacagagacagggaccGGCACCACTGA
- the SDHAF2 gene encoding succinate dehydrogenase assembly factor 2, mitochondrial encodes MAAARLCSLRRQLLWPLIPQRGYRGDSPTDSGKDVLEIPLPPWQERPDEPLDTKRARLLYESRKRGMLENCILLSLFAKENLARMSEEQLNRYDRLINEPSNDWDIYYWATEAKPTPAEFDTDVMAMLREFAKNRNREQRLRQPDLEYLFEAPR; translated from the exons ATGGCGGCGGCCAGG ctctgctccctgcgcCGGCAGCTCCTGTGGCCGCTGATCCCGCAGCGCGGCTACCGGGGGGATTCCCCCACGGATTCCGGGAAGGACGTGCTGGAGATCCCGCTGCCCCCCTGGCAGGAGCGTCCGGATGAGCCCCTGGACACCAAGAGAGCCCGGCTGCTGTAcgagagcaggaaaagggggatgCTGGAAAACTGCATCCTGCTCAG CCTCTTTGCCAAGGAGAACCTGGCGCGCATGAGCGAGGAGCAGCTGAACCGCTACGACCGCCTCATCAACGAGCCCAGCAACGACTGGGACATTTATTACTGGGCCACTG AAGCGAAGCCCACGCCGGCGGAGTTCGACACGGATGTGATGGCCATGCTGAGGGAGTTTGCCAAAAACAGGAACAGGGAGCAGAGGCTCCGGCAGCCGGACCTGGAGTATCTGTTTGAGGCACCACGCTGA
- the LOC132074599 gene encoding uncharacterized protein LOC132074599, protein MPSQPQDSPAAGLGTGFPMVKGSPSELMGFYVTSYEAAFGKRPRGSPPKVQEGRVLAIELPSDRSIHPLLGVHTGSGYVVNNYSELRSLLCPHVERQDTDISTTAEDFKVFGRPEYQRMLPEHVDDPQCQYPTGFSFSRLRFGEVRAPNTSGEYGIQRYCATPAQPDVPPRAMELSGGTETAPRSDLTVPEQPLGVGDGRMDSFPATCSTYQPAMGYPAPFAPPGAPGGTQGSHSREEAAGVWQYPEPVPDRALTDGPCCTRLVGTDPNHLGPEICGGCPDPESQWLQHQQPPHQPVAHR, encoded by the exons ATGCCGTCCCAGCCGCAGGACTCGCCCGCCGCGGGACTGGGGACGGGCTTCCCCATGGTGAAGGGCTCCCCCTCCGAGCTCATGGGCTTCTACGTCACCAGCTACGAGGCGGCCTTTGGCAAGAGGCCCAGGGGGTCACCCCCAAAGGTGCAGGAGGGGCGAGTTTTGGCCATTGAGCTCCCCAGCGACAGGAGCATCCACCCCCTCCTCGGCGTCCACACCGGCTCGGGATACGTCGTCAACAACTACTCAGAGCTCAGATCCCTGCTCTGCCCGCACGTGGAGCG ccaGGACACCGACATTTCCACCACCGCCGAGGACTTCAAGGTGTTTGGGCGCCCGGAGTACCAAAGGATGCTGCCCGAGCACGTGGATGATCCGCAGTGTCAGTATCCCACCGGCTTCTCCTTCTCCCGCCTCCGCTTCGGGGAGGTGAGAGCCCCAAATACATCTGGGGAATACGGCATCCAGAGGTACTGCGccactcctgcccagccag ATGTCCCACCGAGGGCGATGGAGCTGTCGGGCGGCACTGAGACTGCCCCGAGGAGTGACCTCACCgtgccagagcagcct CTTGGTGTCGGTGATGGTCGGATGGATTCCTTTCCTGCCACGTGCAGCACT TACCAGCCTGCCATGGGCTACCCGGCCCCCTTCGCCCCCCCCGGAGCTCCAGGTGGGACCCAAGGGAGTCACAGCCGAGAAG AAGCCGCTGGGGTATGGCAGTATCCAGAACCAGTACCTGATCGAGCACTCACAGATGGCCCCTGTTGCACCAG GCTGGTGGGCACAGACCCCAATCACCTGGGCCCCGAGATCTGTGGAGGGTGTCCAGATCCCGAGTCCCAGTGGCTTCAGCACCAACAACCGCCCCACCAGCCTGTGGCGCATCGATGA